In the Campylobacter suis genome, AAGTTCCTACGCTAAAGCTCTCTTTTTTACGAGTAAGATCTCTTGCTTTTTTAGCAGCCTCTCTACCGCGAGCAGCCATAAGAGCTTTATTCATGATAGCTCTAGCTTCGATAGGATTTTCTTCAAAATATTTTGTTAAAACTTCAAAAACCATCTTTTGAACGATAGGTTTAACATAGCTTGAACCAAGTTTACCCTTTGTCTGTCCCTCAAACTGTGGCTCAGGCACTTTTACGCTTATTACAGCTATTAAGCCCTCTCTTATATCATCGCCAGTTATCTTTGTATCTTTCTCACGAGCAGCTGCATTTGCTGAAATATAGTTTGTAATAACACGAGTTAATCCCGCTCTAAAACCAGCCTCATGTGTTCCACCATCTGGAGTTTTAATATTATTTACAAAACTTAGTAAATTTTCACTATATGTTTCGTTATAAAGTAGAGCAAAATCAACTATAACATCCTCTTCACCACCGCTAAAACTAACAGCTTTACTAACTGCATTTGATCTATTCATATCACTTACAAAGCTTTCAAGTCCGCCTTCAAAATGATAACTCTCACTAAATCCATCGCGTTGATCTTTAAAATTTATAGTTATTTTTGGATTTAAATATGCTAGTTCACGGAAGCGTTTTGCAAGTGTATCACGCTCAAATTCAGTTACTTCAAAAATTTCATCATCAACGAAAAACTCGACCGAAGTTCCAGTGCGATTTGTAGTTTTTATCACTTCAAGCCCAGTTGTTGGGATACCTTTTGAAAATTCTTGCCTATAAGTATTTCCTTGGCGTTTTATCGTTAAAATAAGCTTTTTAGAAAGTGCATTTACAACAGAAACACCAACACCATGAAGACCGCCAGAAACTTTATATGTATCTTTATCAAATTTTCCGCCTGCATGAAGTACTGTTAAAACAACTGTTGCAGCTGGTAAATTTTCAGTTGGGTGCATATCAACTGGAATTCCACGACCATTATCAGTAACTATACAGCTACCCTCTCTTGTTATCTCAACATCTATGGTATCACAATACCCTGCCATCGCTTCATCTATCGAGTTATCAACAACTTCATATATCATGTGGTGAAGACCACCGATATTTGTATCTCCGATATACATACCAGGACGCTTTCGGACAGCTTCAAGCCCTTTTAAAACCTTGATATTTCCAGCATCATAAATTTGTTCTGACATATTTTCTCTTTCTTATTTTATTGTTATTGGCATTACGACAGTTTTAAGCTCTTTTGAACTAACAACAAAAGCTAAATTTATATCATTAAAACCTAACTCAAATTCGTTGTCTTCTATACTTTGTAAAAAGTCAAGTAAATATCGGTTTTTAATGCCAATATAAATTTGCTCATCAAGACCTGTGTTGTATTCTATCGTTGTTTTTGCTTCAGAATTATCTTCGATAATACTTTCAAATGTAATACTTTCAGGAGCAAAAGTAATTTTCATAGTATCACTTAACATTGAGATAGTTTTTATACCATCTACCATTTTATCGCGATTTAAAATTATTCTCTTTTTTATCTCTTTTGGTACGACACGCTCATAATCTGGAAATTTTCCATTTATAAGCTTTGTAAAGAACTCAAAATTTGAACTTTGAGCTATTAATATATTTTCATCATAGTAAATTTCTATCTTATCAAAAAATAGTTTTTGTATCTCACTTATAGCTTTTTTAGGGATAATGATAGAAAACTCACGCTCGGTTGGTGTTTCAAATTTAAATACACTAAGTCGTTTTGTATCTGTTCCTACGATATTTATAAAATTTTCTTTTATATCTAGCAAAGCTCCGTTTAGTTCAAATTTTGGATTATTACTATCTATACTAGGAAGTATCTTTTTAAGGCTTCTTCCAAGCATAACAGCGTCTATGTCAAATTTAGCTTTTCCTTCAATGGTTGGAAAAGATGGAAAGTCTTCAAATTTATACATAGGAAGTTTGTATTTTGAGTTTTTTTGTTTTACATAAAGGTAGTTATTAAGACTTTCAAGCATAACATCTTCATCTTTTAAACTTCGTATTATGTCAAGTAGTTTTTTGCCATTTGCTGTTGCATATCCTTCATCTATTATCTTTGCGTTACTAAGTTTATATGCAAGTCCTATCTCATGGTCAGTTGCACGGATATTTAAAACTCCATCTTTAGCACTAATATAAATGTGACTTGTTATAGCGCTTAAATCTCTTTTTTCAAGATATGGGTTTGTATTTGTAACAATACTTTCAAGGACATTTTTATTTATTGTAACCTTCATATTTTTTCTCCGTTTGTTTTTAAATTTCTTTTAGTAGTAATAGTAGGCTTGTTGAAAAAGTGAAAATCTGCTTTTACGCCCTTTATTTGGTTATTTAAGGCGTGAATAAAATTTTCATTTTTTTCACATTTATTCACAAATTTCATCTTTTATTTTATCCTTTTGTTAGAATTTTATTTTTTATTTCTTCGACTTTTAATTTTAAAATTTCATCATTTTCTATCAGTTCATTTATCTTTTTTATATTTTTACTAACATTGCTGTGATCGCCCATGTTAAAGTAGTTTGCGATTTGTGGCATTGAATTTGTTGTTAAATTTCTTATTAAATAAATTGCTATTCTTCTTGTTTCTACGATATTTGCGACGCGTGATTTACTTTTTATGTCGCTGGCTTTTATATTTTGTTCTTTACAAACCACTTCGATGATGCGTTCTAAGCTTACATTTTCTAACTTTTCTTTCAGTAGATCTTTTGTTATATTTTTTGCAAGTTCAAGTGTTATCTCTTCATTTAGCATCGTGTGATAGGCTTTTATGTTATTTATAACCCCTTGAATTTCCCTTATATTATCTCCGATATGAGTTGTGATGTAGTTTATAATATCTGGTGATAAAGACAGGTTATTTATCTCACATTTTTTTTGTACTATGGCTATTTTAGTCATAAGATCTGGTGGGTTTATATCTATCCTACCACCTGAGTCAAATCTCGTTACAAGACGCTCTTCAAAGCCTTTTAACATCTTTGGTGGCTTATCTGATGTCATAACTATCTGCCCTTTTTTGCTGTGAATTTCATTAAATGTGTGAAAAAATTCGTTTTGTATCTCTGTTGTTTTTCCTAAAAATTGAACATCGTCTATCAAAAGATAGTCGCACTCTCGGTATTTTTCACGAAATTTTTCCATCATGTTGTTTTTTAAATT is a window encoding:
- the gyrB gene encoding DNA topoisomerase (ATP-hydrolyzing) subunit B, which gives rise to MSEQIYDAGNIKVLKGLEAVRKRPGMYIGDTNIGGLHHMIYEVVDNSIDEAMAGYCDTIDVEITREGSCIVTDNGRGIPVDMHPTENLPAATVVLTVLHAGGKFDKDTYKVSGGLHGVGVSVVNALSKKLILTIKRQGNTYRQEFSKGIPTTGLEVIKTTNRTGTSVEFFVDDEIFEVTEFERDTLAKRFRELAYLNPKITINFKDQRDGFSESYHFEGGLESFVSDMNRSNAVSKAVSFSGGEEDVIVDFALLYNETYSENLLSFVNNIKTPDGGTHEAGFRAGLTRVITNYISANAAAREKDTKITGDDIREGLIAVISVKVPEPQFEGQTKGKLGSSYVKPIVQKMVFEVLTKYFEENPIEARAIMNKALMAARGREAAKKARDLTRKKESFSVGTLPGKLADCQSKDATISELYLVEGDSAGGSAKQGRDRVFQAILPLRGKILNVEKSRLDKILKSEEIKNMITALGCGIGDEFDAERLRYHKIIIMTDADVDGSHIQTLLLTFFFRFLHEVVEKGYIYLAQPPLYRYEKGKKEVYLKDDKALNEFLIQTGIEGMEFEGVGTNDLIDFLKIVVAYDNVLNELAKRFNLLVALRYMIENPDIIGKSYSQIFEILSKFLKEKGYNILNSYVNDEEIRIYVQTENGLEEFYINDNLFANPLYEEALHIYKKLKEREIDFGGRDMIDVLHSVTENAKKGNNVKIQRYKGLGEMNPDQLWETTMNPENRRLLRISIEDAQSASDTFNLFMGDEVEPRRNYIQEHAKDVKHLDI
- the dnaN gene encoding DNA polymerase III subunit beta, with product MKVTINKNVLESIVTNTNPYLEKRDLSAITSHIYISAKDGVLNIRATDHEIGLAYKLSNAKIIDEGYATANGKKLLDIIRSLKDEDVMLESLNNYLYVKQKNSKYKLPMYKFEDFPSFPTIEGKAKFDIDAVMLGRSLKKILPSIDSNNPKFELNGALLDIKENFINIVGTDTKRLSVFKFETPTEREFSIIIPKKAISEIQKLFFDKIEIYYDENILIAQSSNFEFFTKLINGKFPDYERVVPKEIKKRIILNRDKMVDGIKTISMLSDTMKITFAPESITFESIIEDNSEAKTTIEYNTGLDEQIYIGIKNRYLLDFLQSIEDNEFELGFNDINLAFVVSSKELKTVVMPITIK
- the dnaA gene encoding chromosomal replication initiator protein DnaA, producing the protein MLANEILEMLKEKISPNEYEFYIKQLKFNEKASSDDTIVYNVPNELIAKFIKTKYAEKIAYFYEVKTGRKPLINITTQNIRKAGSKASKVDVKKIKSANLIQDYTFENFVVGKTNQVAFFLAKEVAQRPGGQYNPLFIYGESGLGKTHLLHSIGNFCLNMGKNVICVTSEVFMNDFIYNLKNNMMEKFREKYRECDYLLIDDVQFLGKTTEIQNEFFHTFNEIHSKKGQIVMTSDKPPKMLKGFEERLVTRFDSGGRIDINPPDLMTKIAIVQKKCEINNLSLSPDIINYITTHIGDNIREIQGVINNIKAYHTMLNEEITLELAKNITKDLLKEKLENVSLERIIEVVCKEQNIKASDIKSKSRVANIVETRRIAIYLIRNLTTNSMPQIANYFNMGDHSNVSKNIKKINELIENDEILKLKVEEIKNKILTKG